One window of the Runella slithyformis DSM 19594 genome contains the following:
- a CDS encoding SusC/RagA family TonB-linked outer membrane protein, translating to MKKRILLGLGLLFCCFWNASAQQKIIRGKVTAAEDGTTLPGVSIVVKGASSGTVTDAQGTYQLSVPETAKTLVFSFVGYASQEINIGNASAIDVKLGVDTKQLSEVVVTAAGIQREKKALGYSVSTIKSNQLQQVSEPDPLRALSGKVAGVNIQGSGGAAGGGTNITIRGNSSLSNNNQPLFVVDGVPFDNSSFSTDGGFAAGATFTNRAFDLDPNNIESMTVLKGAAAAALYGSRAANGAIIITTKNGKIKSKKGLEIAYNTSYSTEKIAGSPEYQTTYGQGTEWDTRLGVFGSWGAPYSAIDSIPHPLANRFGAVFPELVGKRVKYEPFGQANFDNFYERGHVYENAISIQGGGEKASISAGISRMDNKGIVPFNNINRTSLSLGGQATLDNGLYLNGTINYVSTNQESPQLSSSIGSGPSAIEILPWTPTSYDLTGYPYRNPITGGSIYDRFGIDNPYWSVESSPFTSKVDRYFGKFTAGIDATSWLNLQATAGFNGYNDRRRNVNGRGGEIFPNGNVTDDNIYRQELDWTFLATITRDLTPNWNMRMILGQNANQRVTDRQSVFGDGIIVPGINDLDNTRVQQAIGGGLVKQRFIAHFADLQFSHKDMFFVNLVGRNDISSTLAKGNRSYSYGGINGSVILSDLLNFKSKRFNFLKIRGGLTQVGNEAGAYQTQTVFSINPTISNPAPIDTGTPFNGVNTMTQGNRLGSSALQPEKITELEFGAEAKLFNNRVGIDLAWYNKVSSDQIFTVDLPASSGYLTRVVNLGKVRNRGWELGLDLTPVLLSNGFKWNIYTAFTRNRNIVLDLGGPQELTYSGVTTSISSMHIVDRPYGLIRGDVYLRDDEGNLLVNPRTGKAIIADRQAAVGDPNPRFFVGITNSLSYKGFSFSALIDYRDGGDLLSVSMAEMLARGSTRDTEDRNQVWVPQGVLGDPITRLPILSSDGKKQPNNIPISVNEFFFGTGAFAGSQGTADEFRVWDASVIRLREVSMAYQIPTKWLSKTPFGSASISLSGRNLWFKAPNFPKYMNLDPEVNSLGVGNAQGFELVAIPTTRRFGVNLRVTF from the coding sequence ATGAAAAAACGAATACTTTTAGGTTTAGGATTACTTTTTTGCTGTTTTTGGAACGCCTCGGCACAGCAAAAAATAATTCGGGGTAAAGTAACAGCTGCCGAAGACGGCACTACCTTACCCGGTGTATCGATCGTAGTCAAGGGGGCTTCTTCCGGTACGGTTACAGATGCGCAGGGAACTTATCAACTCAGTGTACCCGAAACAGCCAAAACGTTGGTTTTTTCGTTTGTAGGATACGCTTCCCAAGAAATAAACATAGGCAATGCCTCTGCGATTGATGTGAAACTTGGTGTGGATACCAAGCAACTCTCGGAAGTGGTAGTAACCGCCGCAGGGATTCAGCGGGAGAAAAAAGCACTGGGGTATTCGGTAAGTACCATTAAAAGCAACCAACTCCAACAGGTATCGGAACCTGACCCACTGCGGGCATTGTCCGGGAAGGTAGCCGGCGTAAATATCCAAGGCTCCGGTGGAGCGGCAGGTGGTGGTACCAATATCACAATCCGAGGCAACTCTTCGCTTTCCAACAATAACCAACCGCTTTTTGTAGTGGATGGCGTTCCTTTCGACAACTCTTCTTTCAGTACCGACGGGGGCTTTGCTGCCGGGGCAACGTTTACCAACCGCGCCTTTGACCTCGACCCCAACAATATTGAGTCCATGACGGTACTGAAAGGAGCAGCAGCAGCGGCTCTTTATGGTTCACGGGCGGCCAACGGGGCCATCATCATCACGACCAAAAACGGTAAAATCAAAAGCAAAAAAGGTTTAGAGATCGCTTACAATACTTCTTATTCTACCGAAAAAATAGCCGGCTCTCCCGAATACCAAACCACGTATGGGCAGGGTACTGAGTGGGATACCCGCTTGGGTGTATTTGGGTCTTGGGGAGCGCCTTACTCAGCCATTGACTCCATACCGCACCCTTTGGCCAACCGTTTCGGGGCAGTTTTTCCGGAATTAGTAGGAAAGAGAGTGAAATATGAGCCATTTGGGCAAGCCAACTTTGATAATTTTTATGAGCGCGGACATGTCTATGAAAACGCCATCAGTATCCAAGGAGGTGGCGAGAAAGCCAGTATTTCGGCAGGGATTTCACGCATGGACAACAAGGGAATTGTACCCTTCAATAATATCAATCGTACCAGCTTGAGTTTGGGCGGACAAGCTACGCTCGACAATGGCCTTTATCTGAACGGTACGATTAACTACGTGAGTACCAACCAGGAATCACCACAGTTGTCATCAAGTATCGGATCCGGTCCATCGGCAATCGAGATTTTGCCCTGGACTCCCACCAGCTATGATTTGACGGGCTACCCATACCGCAACCCCATCACGGGTGGCAGTATTTACGACCGTTTTGGCATAGACAATCCCTATTGGTCGGTTGAAAGCTCACCGTTTACGAGCAAGGTAGATCGCTATTTTGGTAAATTTACGGCAGGAATTGATGCCACTTCCTGGCTTAATCTGCAAGCTACTGCCGGTTTCAACGGCTACAACGACCGCCGACGCAATGTCAATGGGCGCGGCGGGGAAATTTTCCCCAATGGCAACGTTACCGACGATAACATCTACCGCCAAGAATTGGACTGGACGTTTTTGGCGACCATCACCCGCGACCTCACGCCCAACTGGAATATGCGCATGATTTTGGGTCAAAACGCCAATCAGCGCGTTACCGACCGCCAATCGGTTTTTGGTGATGGCATCATTGTACCGGGTATCAACGACCTGGACAACACCCGCGTACAGCAGGCCATCGGTGGAGGCTTGGTAAAACAACGTTTTATTGCGCACTTTGCCGATTTGCAGTTTTCGCACAAAGACATGTTTTTTGTTAACTTGGTAGGCCGCAACGACATTTCCTCAACTTTAGCCAAAGGCAATCGCAGCTACTCCTACGGAGGTATCAATGGCTCGGTGATATTGTCGGATTTGCTTAATTTTAAATCCAAACGCTTCAACTTTTTAAAAATTCGTGGGGGGTTAACGCAAGTAGGCAACGAAGCCGGTGCTTATCAAACACAAACCGTGTTTTCCATTAACCCAACGATAAGCAATCCTGCACCCATTGATACGGGTACGCCTTTCAACGGGGTGAACACCATGACCCAGGGTAACCGACTCGGCAGCAGCGCTTTACAGCCCGAAAAAATTACCGAATTGGAATTTGGTGCTGAGGCGAAGCTTTTCAACAACCGTGTCGGAATTGACTTGGCCTGGTATAATAAAGTAAGTAGTGACCAAATTTTTACAGTGGACTTGCCGGCGTCTTCCGGCTACCTGACGCGTGTGGTCAATCTCGGAAAAGTCCGCAACCGTGGTTGGGAGTTAGGCTTAGATTTGACGCCTGTACTACTTTCTAACGGCTTCAAGTGGAATATTTATACGGCCTTCACCCGCAACCGCAATATTGTACTTGACCTCGGAGGCCCGCAAGAATTAACGTACAGCGGTGTAACAACCTCCATCAGCAGTATGCACATAGTAGACCGTCCTTACGGGCTTATCCGCGGCGATGTTTACTTACGCGACGATGAAGGTAATCTACTCGTCAATCCTCGTACGGGTAAGGCCATCATTGCCGACCGCCAAGCCGCCGTAGGCGACCCCAACCCCCGCTTTTTTGTCGGCATCACCAACAGCCTTTCGTACAAAGGATTCTCGTTCAGTGCGTTGATAGATTACCGTGATGGAGGTGATTTGCTTTCTGTCTCAATGGCAGAGATGCTCGCTCGTGGCTCTACCCGCGACACCGAAGACCGCAATCAGGTATGGGTACCGCAGGGCGTATTGGGTGACCCCATCACACGACTGCCGATTTTGAGCAGTGATGGCAAAAAGCAACCTAACAACATTCCTATATCGGTCAATGAGTTTTTCTTTGGTACAGGCGCTTTTGCAGGTAGCCAAGGTACTGCCGACGAGTTTCGGGTATGGGATGCCAGCGTGATTCGTTTGCGCGAGGTTTCGATGGCCTACCAAATACCCACCAAATGGCTTTCCAAAACGCCTTTCGGTTCAGCCAGTATTTCATTGAGTGGCAGAAACTTATGGTTTAAAGCGCCCAATTTCCCCAAATACATGAACCTCGACCCCGAAGTAAACTCCCTCGGGGTAGGCAATGCACAGGGCTTTGAATTGGTGGCTATTCCTACTACCCGTCGCTTTGGTGTCAATCTCAGAGTGACGTTCTAA
- a CDS encoding NAD-dependent epimerase/dehydratase family protein — protein sequence MRLFFTGGSGKAGKHVIPYLLDQGHKVLNVDLTPLNHPGVDNLTADITDSGQMFNAMTSYTGFDELEPGTGVPSFDAVVHFAAVPRILLKPDNETFRVNTVGTYNVIEAAVKLGIKKIIIASSETTYGICFSDGHTDPHVLPLEEDYDVDPMDSYGLSKVVNEKTARTFQRRSGVDIYALRIGNVIEPHEYAELFPHYFKHPEVRRRNAFCYIDARDLGQIVDLCLKKDGLGYQVFNAGNDHNGAIIPSKELAARFFPNVPITRGLEEHEALFSNRKIREVLGFKEQHNWRKYVKGE from the coding sequence ATGCGACTATTTTTTACAGGAGGCTCGGGAAAAGCAGGAAAGCACGTCATTCCGTACCTGCTCGACCAAGGCCATAAAGTACTGAACGTAGACCTGACGCCGCTGAATCACCCGGGCGTGGACAATCTGACCGCCGATATTACCGATTCCGGACAAATGTTCAATGCCATGACGTCCTATACCGGGTTTGATGAATTGGAACCGGGCACGGGTGTACCCTCCTTTGATGCCGTGGTCCATTTTGCGGCCGTGCCCCGCATCTTATTGAAGCCTGATAATGAAACGTTTCGGGTCAATACCGTGGGCACCTACAATGTGATTGAAGCAGCCGTGAAACTGGGCATTAAAAAGATCATCATTGCCTCGTCGGAGACCACTTACGGTATCTGCTTTTCCGACGGACACACCGACCCTCACGTGTTGCCGTTGGAGGAAGATTACGACGTGGACCCGATGGATAGCTACGGATTGTCGAAGGTGGTCAATGAAAAAACGGCCCGCACCTTTCAGCGACGGTCAGGCGTAGATATTTACGCCCTTCGCATCGGCAATGTGATCGAGCCGCACGAGTATGCTGAACTGTTTCCGCATTATTTTAAACACCCCGAAGTGCGCCGCCGCAATGCCTTCTGTTATATTGATGCCCGCGACCTGGGGCAGATCGTAGACCTGTGTTTGAAAAAAGACGGCCTAGGCTATCAGGTGTTCAACGCCGGCAATGACCACAACGGGGCCATTATTCCGAGTAAAGAATTGGCGGCAAGATTTTTTCCGAATGTACCCATAACGCGGGGATTGGAAGAGCACGAAGCCCTGTTTTCCAATCGTAAAATCCGTGAAGTGCTGGGCTTTAAAGAACAACATAACTGGCGCAAATACGTGAAAGGAGAGTGA
- a CDS encoding RES family NAD+ phosphorylase: MNVYRVERAKYLETTLSGIGASLSRGYRWNSLHTQLMYTAESRALATLEVSVHLDLSEDLPTDRCYVEIEIPADVTILEVSLEDLPPEWDAKPPTLITQTIGDDFVFQNEAAVLKVPSSIVPQEFNYLINPNHPEAKRIKVINITSMNFDPRFQVKK; this comes from the coding sequence ATGAACGTTTACCGAGTTGAACGAGCAAAATACCTCGAAACGACCCTCAGCGGTATCGGTGCTTCACTATCAAGAGGGTACAGATGGAACAGCCTCCATACCCAATTAATGTATACCGCAGAAAGCAGGGCATTGGCCACCCTCGAAGTATCGGTTCATTTGGATTTAAGTGAGGATTTACCCACCGACCGCTGCTACGTCGAAATTGAGATTCCTGCCGACGTCACTATTTTGGAAGTCAGTCTCGAAGACCTTCCGCCAGAGTGGGACGCCAAACCTCCGACCCTCATCACCCAAACAATTGGCGACGATTTTGTCTTTCAGAATGAAGCCGCCGTGCTAAAAGTTCCGAGCAGTATTGTACCACAGGAATTCAATTACTTAATCAATCCCAATCATCCAGAGGCCAAGAGAATCAAGGTAATCAATATTACTTCGATGAATTTTGACCCACGATTTCAAGTTAAAAAATAA
- the parS gene encoding type II RES/Xre toxin-antitoxin system antitoxin produces MSTTTGTTRPFNTKASVAKASEISKGQKKWELVSEGKTYVWTNKMERVGIIRQGIPYDAIETISKRLNRPVKSVLSIVGMPQTTYNKKKSEHSLLDSRDSELIVLITELIDYGIEVFNHEEEKFQRWLKKPNVSLGGNTPESLLDTITGIDEVQFCLNRIEYGNFA; encoded by the coding sequence ATGTCAACCACAACAGGTACTACACGGCCTTTCAACACCAAAGCGAGTGTAGCCAAGGCTTCGGAAATCAGCAAAGGACAGAAAAAGTGGGAGTTAGTGTCGGAGGGGAAAACCTACGTCTGGACCAACAAAATGGAGCGGGTCGGCATTATCCGGCAGGGAATTCCGTATGATGCCATCGAAACCATCAGTAAACGGCTCAATCGCCCCGTCAAATCCGTCCTGTCGATCGTCGGGATGCCGCAAACCACGTATAACAAGAAAAAAAGCGAACATTCTCTGCTCGACAGCCGAGACAGTGAGTTGATTGTGCTGATTACCGAACTGATTGATTATGGCATTGAGGTATTCAACCATGAAGAGGAGAAGTTTCAGCGGTGGCTCAAAAAGCCCAATGTATCGCTCGGCGGAAATACGCCCGAAAGTTTGTTGGATACCATTACCGGCATTGATGAGGTGCAATTTTGCCTGAACAGAATCGAATACGGAAATTTTGCCTGA
- a CDS encoding DUF5050 domain-containing protein, producing the protein MKLKNLTPQSILVVLLITFSNGILAQIPSVPGVTGNADNPVRETSESSQEFFARVSPDGKFLLYNALEVSYSLNLTNYGLTIKTNKNYRIVRKEIGKPLTNPLVSNAAYPTWMPDNSGIIFSYIRPEKPVIVRSNINGVGLNYISAGAMGEDDVEPIVTRDNKILFTTLMGKARMICSMDLKGGNYTVIGEGGHLSLNPTDNNKIIYNMKTGKYIQVFTMDIRTGEKTQLTTGEYNNRDGAFSRDGKYIAFASNRENPKKQNKHIYVMRADGSELVQITQGETDESDPAWGIGNQLFFSSNAEKNYNIWKTNVRLK; encoded by the coding sequence ATGAAATTAAAAAATCTCACTCCTCAAAGTATTTTAGTAGTCTTACTAATCACTTTTTCAAATGGTATTTTAGCCCAAATCCCCTCTGTTCCGGGTGTAACTGGGAATGCTGATAATCCTGTTCGAGAAACTTCAGAATCGTCTCAGGAGTTTTTTGCGAGGGTCAGCCCCGACGGCAAGTTTTTACTCTACAATGCCCTCGAAGTTTCTTATTCGCTCAACCTAACGAATTATGGGCTTACCATCAAAACAAACAAGAATTATCGGATTGTCAGAAAAGAGATTGGTAAGCCTTTGACAAATCCGTTGGTTTCTAACGCAGCTTATCCAACTTGGATGCCTGATAACTCAGGTATTATTTTTAGCTACATCAGACCAGAAAAACCAGTCATTGTTCGGTCTAATATCAACGGGGTTGGCCTCAACTACATATCAGCGGGGGCAATGGGAGAGGACGATGTCGAACCGATAGTTACCAGAGATAACAAAATTTTGTTTACCACGCTCATGGGCAAGGCCAGAATGATTTGTTCAATGGACTTAAAAGGTGGCAACTACACTGTGATTGGCGAAGGAGGACACTTGAGTCTCAATCCCACCGACAACAACAAGATTATATACAACATGAAAACTGGTAAATACATACAGGTTTTCACGATGGACATCAGAACGGGTGAAAAAACCCAGCTAACTACTGGGGAATACAATAACCGTGATGGTGCGTTTTCGAGAGACGGCAAATACATTGCTTTTGCCAGTAATCGTGAGAATCCTAAAAAGCAAAATAAGCACATCTACGTTATGCGAGCCGACGGTAGTGAATTGGTGCAGATAACCCAAGGCGAAACCGACGAGAGTGACCCCGCTTGGGGTATTGGCAATCAGTTGTTTTTCAGTTCCAATGCCGAAAAGAACTACAACATTTGGAAGACAAACGTGAGGTTGAAATAA
- a CDS encoding VWD domain-containing protein, translating into MTFKTIFSYLLLFSLILSCKQVYEVDVNQLKNETNRYHVLFINRNLSDNLGVIITDTNKREINLYYGDKNANGGLINVQQIVTYLPELKLLVNVEFDENLLPQRITSLKNDTTITIQFKNYNLKTNTVDIDIYDAQDVLLHSKEKVSCGDALLKFKEAKRQFDAEKGLRVAAGMDVSSGNCTGFNTFFNIISGAGCLLGAAGVVGTALSIPTGIGIPIFAVSLASTVLSCKTAYNDITNQWNGRCLEPIDWEDNVSLDITCLAILKEFAKGNRIRTIFQATQCITGVLDAFARVVNEKIDNLSTPSNTPTVFYEGGKSFGDPNIVTFDGKSYGFNGVGEFIAVKSLTDNFEIQVRQEELKNLNSSGSVSWNTGLAINTGSDRLCFYPTKYFINQTPYNYSSNIDNTLSNGGNIRGNIQAITVSTGTGDIVKIFNQNDALDYAIIPSAQRQGKMIGVFGNYDGRANNDLQIRNGSQIDGSYATLYPGFTNSWRIAQSQSLFVYDTGKNTSSYTDTSFPRTPLVITASQRASAEQICRNAGVVAPFLEGCINDVVATGDNSMANRSKKLQDERTLRSFDILFGPNDDKSLISNRINSNLYGTDYVLCDNFYPIIERPVHLINGFETTIYFASEKPEPRTAILSSRLGIGFTNDIDFSWVIDGGQGYDYNDISNFNASLDPKLFIFDGKKHKVVIQSIINISTNKMTSRVLFDDVLVLEKKDVKIHYYDAQSSLLKNTNVTLILGWTNAPKVKLYRWSFKSL; encoded by the coding sequence ATGACATTCAAAACTATCTTTTCTTATCTGTTGCTATTCAGCTTAATCCTAAGTTGTAAACAAGTCTATGAGGTAGATGTAAATCAACTCAAAAACGAAACAAATCGGTATCATGTCCTTTTTATCAATCGGAATCTTAGTGATAATCTTGGTGTAATTATAACTGATACCAACAAACGAGAAATTAATCTTTACTATGGTGATAAAAACGCCAATGGAGGACTCATTAACGTTCAGCAAATTGTAACCTACCTACCTGAGCTTAAACTACTCGTCAATGTAGAATTTGATGAGAATTTGTTGCCTCAGCGGATAACAAGTTTAAAAAACGATACCACCATCACTATACAATTTAAAAATTATAACCTCAAAACAAATACGGTAGATATTGACATCTATGATGCACAGGATGTGCTGCTTCATAGTAAAGAGAAAGTTTCTTGTGGTGACGCTCTTTTAAAGTTTAAAGAAGCCAAAAGACAGTTTGACGCTGAAAAAGGGTTACGCGTAGCCGCCGGTATGGACGTATCAAGCGGTAATTGTACTGGTTTTAATACATTTTTTAATATCATTAGCGGGGCAGGCTGCCTTCTGGGAGCGGCAGGTGTCGTTGGCACTGCATTGTCAATACCTACAGGAATAGGAATACCTATTTTCGCTGTTAGTTTAGCCTCTACTGTGTTATCCTGTAAAACTGCTTACAATGATATTACTAACCAATGGAATGGAAGATGTTTGGAACCAATTGATTGGGAAGACAACGTCAGCTTGGACATAACCTGCCTTGCTATCTTGAAAGAATTTGCAAAAGGGAATCGTATCAGGACTATATTTCAGGCAACCCAATGTATTACAGGAGTACTTGATGCCTTTGCAAGAGTGGTCAACGAGAAAATTGATAATTTAAGTACTCCAAGTAACACCCCAACCGTTTTTTACGAAGGGGGTAAAAGTTTTGGAGACCCTAATATTGTAACCTTCGATGGAAAATCATACGGTTTTAATGGAGTAGGTGAGTTTATAGCGGTCAAGTCTTTAACAGATAACTTTGAAATACAAGTACGGCAAGAAGAGTTAAAAAACCTTAATAGTTCGGGAAGTGTATCGTGGAATACGGGCTTGGCTATCAATACAGGGAGCGATAGACTCTGCTTTTACCCCACCAAATACTTCATCAACCAAACCCCGTACAATTACTCGTCCAACATCGATAATACACTCTCAAATGGTGGAAATATCAGAGGAAATATCCAGGCCATTACAGTGAGTACTGGCACGGGCGATATTGTCAAAATTTTTAACCAGAACGATGCCCTTGATTATGCCATTATTCCAAGTGCTCAGAGGCAAGGAAAGATGATTGGTGTTTTTGGAAATTATGATGGCCGAGCAAACAACGATTTACAAATTAGGAACGGTTCCCAGATAGATGGCTCTTACGCAACACTTTACCCTGGCTTTACCAATAGTTGGCGAATTGCTCAAAGTCAGTCGCTATTTGTCTATGATACAGGCAAAAATACCAGTTCTTACACCGATACTTCTTTTCCTCGCACCCCGCTCGTGATAACTGCCAGCCAACGCGCCAGTGCCGAACAAATATGTAGAAATGCTGGTGTAGTAGCTCCCTTTTTAGAAGGATGCATCAACGACGTGGTAGCCACGGGAGATAATAGCATGGCAAATAGAAGCAAAAAATTACAAGACGAACGAACCTTACGAAGTTTTGACATTTTGTTTGGCCCTAACGACGATAAGAGCTTAATATCAAATCGAATAAACAGCAATTTGTATGGAACAGACTATGTACTCTGTGATAATTTTTATCCCATCATAGAAAGACCTGTTCATTTAATCAATGGTTTTGAAACAACCATCTACTTTGCTTCCGAAAAACCAGAGCCCAGAACAGCAATTCTTTCCTCTCGCTTAGGTATTGGTTTCACAAATGATATTGACTTTTCTTGGGTCATTGATGGAGGGCAAGGATACGACTATAATGATATATCAAATTTTAACGCATCACTTGATCCCAAGCTATTTATTTTTGATGGTAAGAAGCATAAGGTTGTCATTCAGTCCATTATCAATATCAGTACAAACAAAATGACCTCAAGAGTGCTGTTTGATGATGTATTAGTTTTAGAAAAGAAAGATGTAAAAATACACTACTATGATGCACAAAGTAGCCTTTTAAAAAATACCAATGTTACGCTAATTTTAGGTTGGACGAACGCTCCAAAAGTAAAACTATACCGCTGGTCGTTCAAAAGCCTGTAA
- a CDS encoding histidine kinase dimerization/phosphoacceptor domain -containing protein: MKLQILQWSIYLWVLGWGVGVAQTPNQPTFVFDAEKMKYAREVEQKAIATKDTLLLAEAYYLLGKRYSDATDLITGEQYFFKSLKIVEKKRDKAKMGRLYLRILEIQMDRQNLQSALDYGYMALRLFKEINQPLQIGAAYKHIANTYFSIYHVQSSEKQRLSLYDSVLKYARMGAQTVDQLKDTVSMGSSHLFLGELYREKNDPKVFYHYQKALALYTALGHKHNQVSIMCSLAQVHLLYGQPDNAYQLMQRAQRLYKELGTSYPNLDENINTINMLYYAYKKDWQRAYQFSLQNNTYASNKLLQIRDGAMGHLSAAYETEKKALELKNKQQALEISEQTRRAQNWTLAGLSILLLGAGGASVLFYHLSQKNKRLSGYNAALVREQNHRVKNNLQLVSSMLNLQLNRLSDPAAQSALKESQLRIEVMGLLQRKLYDGDYLTAVEMQPFVREVVEIVLKTFGLKNVEVHYQIPATLTLPADYAMRIGLIINELTTNSCKYAVPNHPSPQLRIEAHLTDKTFKIRLADNGTTPKVAQPKSDSFGLRLIEMQVEQIYGTHSFEYIDGTIFDMSFGLVS; this comes from the coding sequence ATGAAACTTCAAATTCTTCAATGGAGCATTTACCTTTGGGTATTGGGTTGGGGCGTGGGCGTGGCGCAAACGCCCAACCAACCCACATTTGTATTTGATGCCGAAAAAATGAAATACGCCCGTGAGGTAGAGCAAAAAGCCATCGCTACCAAAGACACCTTGCTGCTGGCTGAGGCGTATTATTTATTGGGAAAGCGGTATAGCGATGCCACGGACTTGATAACAGGAGAGCAGTATTTTTTTAAGTCGCTGAAAATTGTGGAGAAGAAGCGAGACAAAGCAAAAATGGGGCGTTTATACCTGCGCATTTTAGAAATCCAAATGGATCGGCAAAACCTCCAAAGTGCCTTAGATTATGGCTACATGGCCTTACGTTTGTTCAAAGAAATCAATCAACCACTACAAATTGGCGCGGCATATAAGCACATAGCAAACACTTATTTTAGCATATATCATGTCCAATCCTCTGAAAAGCAACGGCTTTCGTTGTATGATAGCGTATTGAAATACGCCCGAATGGGAGCCCAAACAGTTGATCAATTAAAAGATACGGTATCTATGGGCAGCAGTCATTTATTTTTGGGGGAGTTGTATCGTGAAAAAAACGACCCCAAAGTTTTTTACCATTACCAAAAAGCCTTGGCGTTATACACCGCACTGGGACATAAACATAATCAAGTGAGTATAATGTGTAGCTTGGCACAGGTTCATTTGCTATATGGACAACCCGACAATGCGTACCAACTCATGCAACGTGCGCAACGACTTTATAAAGAATTGGGGACTTCTTATCCTAATTTAGATGAGAATATCAATACCATCAATATGCTCTACTACGCTTACAAGAAAGACTGGCAACGGGCGTATCAGTTTTCTTTGCAAAATAACACCTATGCTTCTAATAAACTTCTGCAAATCCGCGACGGGGCGATGGGGCATCTGAGCGCGGCATACGAAACCGAAAAAAAAGCCCTTGAACTCAAAAACAAGCAGCAAGCCCTCGAAATAAGCGAGCAAACCCGCCGAGCGCAAAATTGGACGCTGGCCGGTTTGTCCATCTTGCTGTTGGGAGCGGGGGGAGCAAGTGTTTTGTTTTACCACCTTTCTCAAAAAAATAAACGCCTCAGCGGGTACAACGCCGCACTGGTACGCGAACAAAACCACCGGGTCAAAAATAACCTGCAATTGGTATCAAGCATGCTCAATCTGCAACTCAATCGCCTCAGCGACCCCGCCGCCCAGTCTGCCCTGAAAGAAAGTCAACTCCGAATAGAAGTAATGGGGCTGCTGCAACGCAAGCTATACGACGGCGACTATCTTACGGCAGTAGAAATGCAGCCCTTCGTGCGCGAAGTCGTAGAAATTGTCTTGAAAACATTTGGCCTAAAAAATGTAGAAGTGCACTATCAAATCCCAGCCACCCTCACACTCCCAGCCGACTACGCCATGAGAATTGGCTTGATCATCAACGAACTAACGACCAATAGCTGTAAATATGCTGTACCCAATCACCCTAGTCCGCAGTTACGGATAGAAGCTCATTTAACTGACAAAACCTTCAAAATACGCTTGGCTGACAATGGAACTACCCCCAAAGTTGCTCAACCCAAGAGCGACTCTTTTGGGCTAAGGCTCATCGAAATGCAAGTAGAACAAATTTATGGTACACATAGTTTTGAGTACATCGATGGCACAATTTTTGACATGAGTTTTGGCCTTGTTTCCTAA
- a CDS encoding response regulator translates to MKPLKILIIEDELVTAYDLRESLEQAGNEVTGIARNLSGALQLVRTNPPDLVLIDIHLDHSAEDGIGIAQQLLERHNMPIIYLTSHSEQHTIRRAQQTRPAAYLLKPFRHHELAIQIELAYLNYQATQDTAPDPYISESLYLPIKEGKGHMRVVKNEVLYIKASRAYMEVYLVTTSEMKLFTMPLGHVAQFFTSKNFYRVSQSILVNLNHVAQLEKGFFYVSGRKEGVAFAESQYQAFKKQLAIIQTPKNNNGTNGNDAFAPKI, encoded by the coding sequence ATGAAACCTTTGAAAATCCTCATCATTGAAGACGAGTTGGTAACCGCCTACGACTTGCGCGAGAGCTTAGAACAAGCAGGGAATGAGGTAACGGGCATTGCCCGAAACCTTTCCGGTGCGCTGCAACTTGTACGTACCAATCCCCCTGATTTGGTATTGATAGACATTCACTTAGACCACTCCGCCGAAGACGGCATCGGGATTGCGCAACAGCTTTTAGAACGGCACAATATGCCTATTATCTACCTTACAAGCCATTCGGAGCAGCACACCATTAGACGAGCGCAGCAGACTCGCCCGGCTGCGTATTTGTTGAAGCCTTTTCGGCATCACGAGTTGGCCATTCAAATTGAGCTGGCGTACCTCAATTACCAAGCCACCCAAGACACCGCCCCTGACCCTTATATCTCAGAGAGTTTGTATTTGCCAATAAAGGAGGGGAAAGGCCACATGCGCGTCGTAAAAAATGAAGTGCTTTATATCAAAGCCAGCCGTGCTTACATGGAGGTATATTTGGTCACTACCTCCGAAATGAAGTTATTCACGATGCCTTTGGGTCATGTCGCGCAGTTTTTTACGAGCAAAAATTTTTACCGCGTGTCGCAATCTATCTTAGTTAATCTCAACCACGTAGCGCAGCTTGAAAAAGGTTTTTTTTACGTAAGTGGACGCAAAGAAGGAGTGGCATTTGCAGAGAGTCAGTACCAAGCATTCAAAAAGCAGTTGGCCATCATTCAAACTCCCAAAAACAACAACGGCACCAATGGAAATGATGCCTTTGCGCCCAAAATTTAA